Proteins from a genomic interval of Leifsonia shinshuensis:
- a CDS encoding NADPH-dependent FMN reductase codes for MSLHAVAVVGNPKPASRTADAAVRLARALGADDVELIDLVDLGAGLLGWGDPVVVDAVARVQAADLAIVASPTFKATYTGLLKLFLDQFATGTGLQGVVAVPLMLGAAPGHQLAPELLLKPVLVELGATVPTPAVYQLDSTYLDDPKLVDWLERWGPTVRTLASR; via the coding sequence ATGAGCCTGCATGCTGTCGCCGTCGTCGGAAATCCGAAGCCCGCCTCCCGAACGGCAGACGCCGCCGTACGTCTCGCCCGCGCACTGGGGGCGGATGACGTCGAGTTGATCGATCTCGTGGACTTGGGAGCCGGCCTGCTCGGCTGGGGCGACCCGGTCGTCGTCGACGCCGTCGCGCGAGTTCAGGCCGCCGATCTCGCCATCGTCGCGTCCCCGACGTTCAAGGCGACCTACACGGGCCTGCTCAAGCTCTTCCTCGATCAATTCGCCACCGGCACCGGATTGCAAGGTGTCGTCGCGGTCCCGCTCATGCTGGGTGCCGCACCGGGGCATCAGCTCGCGCCAGAGTTGCTGCTGAAGCCGGTGCTCGTCGAACTCGGCGCCACGGTGCCGACGCCGGCGGTGTATCAGCTCGACTCGACCTACCTGGACGACCCGAAGCTCGTCGACTGGTTGGAGCGCTGGGGTCCGACCGTCCGCACACTCGCATCACGGTAA
- a CDS encoding vWA domain-containing protein, whose protein sequence is MGIGARTLSVVVAAVVALGATVAISASPAGAAVPAPGPASAVVTVKVGGDRVDDTTIAGLAGVELGLYANQADTTPLLTCTSDADGDCSFVVTGGVLGTAPWVKEIAAPAGWFANDALRTGPGSGSGSVASPYEFQTPTLVASNTYRSTSEFMFSASNSQPTRSNGVWQQSRTNPPLPANCGMDVALVLDLSASVGSNLPTLKTAADSFADAFVGTPSRMAAYSFSAESPSTQAATGTVDTNRPALQSVSTQAGADAFKAEYAGWGLGAGTNWDAALQRVADSGVHYDAVVVLTDGNPTRWGGTTLHGNGSSTHFTDTEAAIFSANVLKAQGTRVISFGVGSGVSGITSLNLAAISGQEAFDAATGNVATADYFQIPDFSGAGDELRKLALANCTPALTVIKQIVPGTTIGEDISGAAPAGAGWTFDAAALTPGATVTPGTATTQADGTGGVAFRAELPDGGAEAVLSVAETQHSGYSLVTQGGINAVCTDLADGAPVTVTNDGGLGFRVAVGADQAVGCMVYNRQLDPATVEVDKNWVVDGVTYANGSQPSGISAALRLSPPGGGSPVDQAFGAVVPGYEIGDPVSFSETTALTLAGCTLTSARVTEADGTTVDAALPYAATLTVAASHYTVTNVVDCTTPPVTPPGGSTGSEGATASGGSPTETLSDTGSDTGWMLVPVFAAVLLVGAGIALRLTRVRG, encoded by the coding sequence ATGGGAATCGGGGCTCGCACGTTGTCCGTCGTCGTGGCCGCCGTGGTGGCACTGGGTGCGACGGTGGCGATATCTGCGAGCCCGGCGGGGGCGGCGGTCCCCGCGCCGGGCCCGGCCTCCGCCGTCGTCACCGTGAAGGTGGGTGGCGACCGTGTCGATGACACCACCATCGCGGGTCTCGCCGGCGTGGAACTCGGCCTCTATGCGAACCAGGCCGACACGACGCCGTTGCTCACCTGCACCTCCGACGCCGACGGCGACTGCTCGTTCGTCGTGACCGGCGGCGTGCTCGGCACGGCGCCGTGGGTCAAGGAGATCGCCGCCCCGGCCGGCTGGTTCGCCAACGACGCCCTCCGCACGGGCCCGGGCAGCGGAAGCGGGAGCGTCGCCAGCCCCTACGAGTTCCAGACGCCCACATTGGTCGCGTCGAACACGTACCGCTCGACCTCCGAGTTCATGTTCAGCGCATCCAACTCCCAGCCGACCCGCTCCAACGGCGTCTGGCAGCAGTCGCGGACCAATCCGCCGCTGCCCGCGAACTGCGGAATGGATGTCGCGCTCGTGCTCGACCTGTCGGCGTCGGTCGGGTCAAACCTCCCGACGCTCAAGACCGCAGCCGACTCGTTCGCCGACGCCTTCGTCGGCACGCCCTCCCGGATGGCGGCTTACAGCTTCTCCGCCGAGTCGCCGAGCACGCAGGCGGCGACCGGCACCGTCGATACCAACCGGCCCGCGCTCCAGTCCGTATCGACGCAGGCCGGCGCCGACGCGTTCAAGGCGGAGTACGCGGGATGGGGCCTCGGGGCGGGCACCAACTGGGACGCTGCGCTGCAGCGCGTCGCCGATTCGGGCGTCCACTACGACGCCGTTGTCGTCCTCACCGACGGCAACCCGACACGCTGGGGTGGTACGACCCTGCACGGCAACGGGTCGAGCACGCACTTCACCGACACCGAGGCCGCCATCTTCTCCGCGAACGTCCTCAAAGCGCAGGGCACGCGCGTCATCTCCTTCGGAGTCGGCAGCGGTGTCTCCGGCATCACGAGCCTGAACCTCGCCGCGATCTCCGGTCAGGAGGCGTTCGACGCCGCGACCGGCAACGTCGCGACGGCCGACTACTTCCAGATCCCGGACTTCTCCGGCGCCGGCGACGAACTGCGCAAGCTCGCGCTCGCCAACTGCACGCCAGCACTGACAGTGATCAAGCAGATCGTGCCGGGCACGACGATCGGCGAGGACATCTCCGGAGCTGCGCCGGCAGGCGCGGGCTGGACCTTCGACGCTGCGGCGCTGACACCGGGTGCGACGGTCACCCCCGGCACGGCGACTACGCAGGCCGACGGGACGGGCGGCGTCGCCTTCCGCGCCGAGCTGCCCGACGGAGGCGCCGAGGCGGTGCTGAGCGTGGCGGAGACCCAGCATTCCGGGTACTCGCTCGTGACGCAGGGCGGGATCAATGCGGTCTGCACCGACCTCGCCGACGGCGCGCCGGTGACGGTGACCAACGACGGCGGCCTGGGGTTCCGGGTAGCGGTCGGCGCCGACCAGGCGGTCGGCTGCATGGTCTACAACCGGCAGCTGGATCCGGCGACCGTCGAGGTGGACAAGAACTGGGTCGTCGATGGCGTGACCTACGCGAACGGTTCGCAGCCGTCCGGTATCTCCGCCGCGCTGCGGCTCTCCCCGCCCGGTGGCGGATCTCCAGTGGATCAGGCGTTCGGTGCGGTCGTGCCCGGCTACGAGATCGGCGACCCCGTCTCGTTCTCAGAGACCACCGCGCTCACTCTGGCGGGCTGCACGCTCACGAGTGCACGGGTGACCGAGGCGGACGGGACCACGGTGGATGCAGCCCTCCCGTACGCGGCGACGCTTACGGTCGCGGCCTCCCACTACACGGTCACCAACGTGGTCGACTGCACGACTCCACCAGTGACCCCGCCGGGCGGATCGACAGGCTCGGAGGGAGCGACGGCCTCGGGCGGATCGCCGACGGAGACACTGTCGGACACCGGTTCCGACACCGGCTGGATGCTCGTCCCCGTATTCGCAGCGGTGCTCCTCGTCGGCGCCGGAATCGCTCTCCGACTGACGCGCGTTCGAGGCTAG
- a CDS encoding zinc-dependent alcohol dehydrogenase family protein has protein sequence MKALVYGGPGKKSWTDMPDPAIQHPTDVIVKMVATTICGTDLHILKGDVPEVAEGRILGHEGIGVITEVGSGVTQLAVGDRVILACVSSCGVCSNCRKGLYSHCLNPEGIPGIGWIFGYMIDGTQAEYVRVPFAENSVYKVPDGVTDAEGILLSDILPTGFEIGVQYGHVQPGDVVAVVGAGPVGLAAVMTAQLYGPSQVVAIDLDDARLARAADFGATHTVNSGHADWKEQVLALTDGAGVDVAIEAVGIPQTFTMAVDIVRPGGHVANIGVHGKPVELALNRLWIRNITISTGLVNTNTLGMLLKLVSQHRLPADKFVTHRFGFDQLTDAYEVFGNAAEHDALKVLIQA, from the coding sequence ATGAAGGCTCTTGTGTACGGCGGCCCGGGAAAGAAGAGCTGGACCGACATGCCGGACCCTGCGATCCAGCATCCGACCGACGTGATCGTGAAGATGGTGGCTACGACGATCTGCGGCACGGATCTCCACATCCTCAAAGGGGACGTCCCCGAAGTGGCTGAAGGCCGGATCCTGGGGCACGAGGGCATCGGCGTCATCACGGAGGTCGGATCGGGGGTCACCCAGCTCGCCGTCGGCGACCGTGTCATCCTGGCCTGCGTCAGCTCCTGCGGTGTGTGCTCGAACTGCCGCAAAGGCCTCTACAGCCACTGCCTGAATCCGGAGGGCATTCCGGGAATCGGGTGGATCTTCGGATACATGATCGACGGGACGCAAGCCGAATACGTCCGGGTGCCGTTCGCCGAGAACTCCGTCTACAAGGTTCCGGACGGCGTCACCGACGCCGAGGGCATCCTGCTCTCCGACATCCTCCCCACCGGGTTCGAGATCGGGGTGCAGTACGGGCACGTCCAGCCAGGCGATGTCGTCGCCGTGGTCGGTGCAGGGCCGGTCGGGCTCGCAGCGGTGATGACGGCGCAGCTGTACGGTCCCTCCCAGGTCGTCGCCATCGACCTGGACGACGCCCGACTGGCTCGCGCCGCGGACTTCGGGGCCACCCATACGGTGAATTCCGGCCACGCGGACTGGAAGGAGCAGGTGCTGGCCCTCACGGATGGCGCCGGCGTCGACGTCGCGATCGAGGCGGTCGGCATCCCTCAGACGTTCACGATGGCGGTCGACATCGTCCGGCCGGGCGGTCACGTCGCCAATATCGGTGTGCACGGCAAGCCGGTCGAACTCGCGCTCAACAGACTCTGGATCCGCAACATCACCATCTCGACCGGGCTGGTGAACACCAACACCCTCGGGATGCTGCTGAAACTGGTCAGCCAGCATCGCCTGCCCGCCGACAAGTTCGTCACGCACCGGTTCGGCTTCGATCAGCTGACCGACGCATACGAGGTGTTCGGGAACGCCGCCGAACACGATGCGCTCAAGGTGCTCATCCAGGCTTAG
- a CDS encoding flavodoxin domain-containing protein, whose translation MRTLVAYASKYGATEGIAQRIGTVLQDKGLEVEVRRCEDLDDVSGYDAYIVGSATYEFNWRKAARRFVRRNVDELAAHPVWLFSSGPVGTEQVDKNGQDVLKAAEPKQFSTYADLLHPRGMQVFRGAFDHEKLRGSDRLFAWMPAIRDILPQGDFREWPVIESWAASIADELQPVR comes from the coding sequence ATGAGAACGCTCGTCGCTTACGCAAGCAAGTACGGCGCCACCGAAGGGATCGCTCAGCGGATCGGGACGGTCCTGCAGGACAAGGGTCTCGAGGTCGAGGTCCGCCGGTGCGAAGACCTCGACGACGTGTCCGGGTATGACGCCTACATCGTGGGGTCGGCCACCTACGAGTTCAACTGGCGCAAAGCGGCCCGCCGGTTCGTCCGCCGGAACGTCGACGAGCTGGCCGCCCACCCCGTGTGGTTGTTCAGCAGCGGACCGGTCGGCACGGAGCAGGTCGACAAGAACGGCCAGGACGTCCTGAAGGCCGCGGAGCCCAAGCAGTTCTCCACCTACGCCGACCTCCTGCATCCGCGTGGGATGCAGGTCTTCCGCGGGGCCTTCGACCACGAGAAGCTGCGCGGATCGGACCGTCTCTTCGCGTGGATGCCGGCCATCCGCGACATCCTCCCCCAGGGCGATTTCCGGGAATGGCCCGTCATCGAGTCCTGGGCGGCATCGATCGCCGACGAACTGCAACCGGTCCGCTAA